The following coding sequences lie in one Microvirga sp. 17 mud 1-3 genomic window:
- a CDS encoding carboxymuconolactone decarboxylase family protein, producing the protein MTATLYPQPSPEAARKRRDLAPDTQAAFQAFGRQVFADGALDAKTKQLIAVAVAHVTQCPYCIVGHTKAAQRAGATAQELMEAVWVAAEMRAGAAYAHAAIMIASLSEDR; encoded by the coding sequence ATGACCGCCACACTATACCCGCAGCCGTCTCCTGAGGCAGCCCGCAAACGCCGGGACCTCGCGCCCGACACGCAGGCTGCATTCCAGGCCTTCGGACGCCAGGTGTTCGCGGATGGTGCTCTGGACGCCAAGACAAAGCAGTTGATTGCCGTCGCCGTCGCACACGTCACTCAATGTCCCTACTGCATCGTGGGGCACACCAAAGCGGCCCAGCGTGCGGGCGCGACCGCGCAGGAGCTCATGGAGGCGGTCTGGGTCGCGGCGGAGATGCGGGCCGGAGCGGCCTACGCCCATGCCGCCATCATGATCGCCTCTCTGTCCGAGGATCGGTAG
- a CDS encoding DUF488 domain-containing protein, which produces MSVRVPENNVQLKRAYEPPSPDDGARILVDRLWPRAISKEALALDDWMKDIAPSTELRRWFGHDPDRWHEFCRRYAAEIHDHQDLVEELRARARKGRITLVFSAHDEVHNDAVVLRNVILHDGTNRKAAKEQKK; this is translated from the coding sequence ATGAGCGTAAGGGTTCCGGAAAACAACGTGCAACTGAAGCGGGCTTATGAGCCGCCGTCGCCCGACGACGGTGCCCGCATTCTCGTCGACCGGCTCTGGCCGCGTGCGATCTCCAAAGAGGCCCTTGCTCTCGACGATTGGATGAAAGACATCGCGCCCAGCACCGAGTTGCGCCGCTGGTTTGGCCATGACCCCGACCGATGGCACGAGTTCTGCCGCCGCTATGCTGCCGAGATACATGACCATCAAGATCTGGTGGAGGAGTTGCGGGCCCGCGCCCGCAAGGGCCGGATCACCCTGGTGTTCTCCGCCCATGACGAGGTGCACAACGATGCCGTTGTCCTCAGGAACGTCATTCTGCACGACGGGACAAACCGAAAAGCAGCCAAGGAGCAAAAAAAGTGA
- a CDS encoding CBS domain-containing protein: MLTAADVMTRAVVTVRPETSIHEIAKLLCDHHISGVPVVDDEEQLLGIVSEGDLIGHAQLVGEQRRSWWQTFLNGPTVLAQHYAKSHGRRASDIMTIDVVTVLETTSVADTARALEQHRIKRVPVLRDGRLVGIVTRSNLLQVLATTDLSKPMNVADRIIRERLNEELEGQPWAYLLSKNIVVEDGVVHLFGIVQSDEERHAIRLAAENQAGVRAVEDHLSIVPPASYVF, translated from the coding sequence ATGCTCACCGCCGCAGATGTGATGACGAGAGCGGTCGTTACGGTCAGGCCCGAGACGTCAATCCATGAGATCGCCAAGTTGCTCTGCGACCATCACATCAGCGGGGTTCCGGTGGTCGACGACGAGGAGCAACTGCTCGGCATTGTCAGCGAAGGCGACCTGATCGGGCATGCCCAATTGGTCGGTGAACAGCGCCGCTCCTGGTGGCAGACTTTTCTGAACGGTCCCACCGTGCTGGCTCAGCACTACGCCAAATCACATGGTCGGAGGGCCAGCGACATCATGACGATAGACGTGGTCACGGTCCTGGAGACCACGTCGGTCGCCGACACAGCCCGCGCTCTGGAGCAACACCGGATCAAGCGCGTTCCGGTGCTGCGGGACGGGAGGCTCGTCGGCATCGTGACCAGAAGCAACCTGCTTCAGGTCCTGGCGACCACCGACCTGTCGAAGCCGATGAACGTTGCCGACCGCATCATCCGGGAGCGGCTGAACGAGGAACTCGAAGGACAGCCCTGGGCCTATCTCCTGTCGAAGAACATCGTGGTTGAGGATGGCGTCGTTCACCTGTTCGGCATTGTCCAGTCGGACGAGGAACGGCACGCCATTCGCCTCGCTGCGGAGAACCAGGCCGGCGTGAGGGCTGTGGAGGATCACCTCTCGATAGTACCGCCCGCCTCCTACGTCTTCTGA
- a CDS encoding DUF5602 domain-containing protein, protein MLARVAAIALTAALAMPALAADQVEKVPPSGAYKKVSDLVKLPDFLPGLGQLYVDPKTLPAGPFLAYDRDGRLVSTVYMLPIEDLSNKDKRFDDLAAPGGKVDHVDVYFNAGHPGVEKPHVHVVLWHVPKADEQRVAGK, encoded by the coding sequence ATGCTTGCCCGCGTTGCCGCCATCGCTCTCACTGCTGCACTCGCCATGCCGGCCTTGGCCGCCGACCAAGTCGAGAAGGTGCCGCCTTCGGGCGCTTACAAGAAGGTGAGCGACCTCGTGAAGCTGCCGGACTTCCTGCCGGGACTCGGCCAGCTCTATGTCGACCCCAAGACTCTGCCAGCCGGGCCTTTCCTGGCCTATGACCGTGACGGACGGCTCGTCAGCACCGTCTACATGCTGCCCATCGAGGACCTGTCGAACAAGGACAAACGCTTCGATGATCTCGCCGCGCCTGGCGGCAAGGTCGATCATGTCGATGTCTATTTCAACGCCGGCCATCCGGGCGTGGAGAAGCCCCACGTCCACGTCGTGCTCTGGCATGTTCCCAAGGCCGACGAGCAGCGGGTGGCCGGAAAGTGA
- a CDS encoding plastocyanin/azurin family copper-binding protein, with protein MIISRRSVLQIGGGLLAGLAWPRLSRAGEPVEIRMQGNTDGSQVWFDPIGLRIAPGQTVRWINLDPGNSHTATAYHPTNFEHPRRIPEGAEPWNSDYLLPNESFSVTLTVEGVYDFFCIPHEHAGMVGRIIVGQPGPPPAASVSAQAAGGEPIPDIALQAFPAVDDIMRRGIVRRT; from the coding sequence GTGATCATCTCGCGCAGAAGCGTCCTGCAGATCGGCGGGGGACTCCTCGCCGGTCTGGCATGGCCCCGGCTTTCGCGGGCTGGCGAACCAGTCGAGATCCGGATGCAGGGCAACACCGATGGCTCGCAGGTGTGGTTCGATCCAATCGGCTTGCGCATCGCGCCCGGACAAACGGTCCGCTGGATCAACCTGGATCCCGGCAACTCCCACACGGCCACGGCCTATCATCCGACGAACTTCGAACATCCGCGGCGCATCCCTGAAGGGGCGGAGCCCTGGAATTCGGACTACCTGCTGCCGAACGAGAGTTTCTCGGTCACGCTGACTGTCGAAGGCGTGTATGACTTCTTCTGCATCCCACACGAGCATGCTGGCATGGTGGGGCGGATCATCGTCGGTCAACCCGGCCCGCCTCCGGCAGCCAGCGTGTCGGCGCAGGCGGCGGGTGGGGAACCCATCCCTGACATCGCGCTCCAAGCCTTTCCGGCCGTCGATGACATCATGCGCCGCGGCATCGTCAGGCGCACGTAA
- a CDS encoding family 1 glycosylhydrolase: MIRSVAYSKAVLAGMAGAVAWEAIARVLIWAGVPFFDLVMTLGTLVLPHAPAWEAWLAGMAVHLLVGAIWAVFYAYFFWSVLPLRPALQGLVFAFVPMPLAIFIMHPQFDLMHPLVQSGQFSSSGLFGLSGGVHEPLSIAAGHLIWGTVLGLLYTRPVGFPSNRPPLLVRQLGNSRPSSDAAPKIAEHRFMFATGIECSYPTLEGGRWRMDQMAACGHYRHWRTDLRLVRDLGLRYLRYGPPLHLIHRGRGQYDWAFLDEVGTEMQRLGIVPIMDLCHFGLPDWLQNFQNPEVPQALADYARAFARRYPWVRFYTPVNEMYVCAKLSALDGLWNEQCRDERAFVTAVRHLARASVLMMQAIAAERPDAVFINSESGEFYQPCCPDPEIRRIAAFENERRFLPLDLLYARPVHEDTRAYLLQHGMPSEEYAWFMQQDVRQRSILGVDYYEWNEKLIDSNGRAQALGELFGWYAIAGQYYQRYRRPMMHTETNRMDARDGPRWLWRQWHNVQLIRQTGVPVVGFTWYSLTDQVDWDIALREQLGNVNPVGLFDLNRDPRTVGLAYQHLVRLFGADLARAPTIGTVLEEAAEAATWETRRIHA, from the coding sequence ATGATCCGCTCGGTTGCCTACTCGAAGGCGGTTCTCGCCGGCATGGCAGGTGCTGTTGCCTGGGAAGCCATCGCCCGGGTGCTGATCTGGGCAGGTGTACCGTTCTTTGACCTTGTCATGACGCTCGGGACCTTGGTCCTCCCCCACGCGCCGGCATGGGAGGCTTGGCTGGCCGGCATGGCGGTTCACCTGCTCGTCGGCGCGATCTGGGCCGTGTTCTACGCCTACTTCTTCTGGTCCGTCCTGCCGCTCCGCCCTGCCCTGCAAGGTCTTGTGTTCGCCTTCGTGCCGATGCCGCTGGCGATCTTCATCATGCACCCGCAGTTCGACCTCATGCACCCGCTCGTCCAAAGCGGCCAGTTCTCTTCCTCCGGCCTGTTCGGGCTGAGCGGCGGCGTGCACGAACCGCTCTCCATCGCGGCTGGCCACCTGATCTGGGGCACGGTGCTGGGCCTGCTCTACACCCGGCCAGTTGGCTTTCCGTCGAACCGGCCGCCACTCCTGGTTCGCCAGCTCGGCAACTCGCGTCCGTCCTCCGATGCGGCTCCCAAGATAGCCGAACATCGGTTCATGTTCGCGACCGGCATCGAGTGCAGCTATCCCACCCTTGAGGGTGGGCGCTGGCGCATGGACCAGATGGCGGCCTGCGGCCATTATCGCCACTGGCGCACCGACCTTCGGCTCGTGCGGGATCTCGGCCTGCGCTATCTGCGCTACGGCCCTCCCCTGCATCTGATCCATCGGGGTCGAGGCCAATATGATTGGGCATTCCTGGACGAGGTGGGCACCGAGATGCAACGGCTCGGGATCGTGCCGATCATGGACCTGTGCCACTTCGGCCTGCCCGACTGGCTGCAAAACTTTCAGAACCCGGAGGTGCCGCAAGCGCTCGCCGACTATGCCCGGGCCTTCGCCCGGCGCTATCCGTGGGTGCGGTTCTACACGCCCGTGAACGAGATGTATGTGTGCGCCAAACTCAGCGCGTTGGATGGCCTCTGGAACGAGCAGTGCCGGGACGAGCGTGCCTTCGTCACGGCGGTGCGCCATCTGGCAAGAGCCAGCGTGCTGATGATGCAGGCGATTGCAGCCGAGCGCCCCGATGCCGTGTTCATCAACAGCGAGAGCGGCGAGTTCTACCAGCCCTGCTGTCCCGATCCAGAGATCCGCCGCATCGCCGCCTTCGAGAACGAACGGCGGTTCCTGCCGTTGGATCTCCTCTACGCCCGTCCGGTGCACGAGGACACGCGCGCCTACCTCCTCCAGCACGGCATGCCATCTGAGGAGTATGCGTGGTTCATGCAGCAGGACGTGCGCCAGAGGTCGATCCTCGGTGTTGACTACTACGAGTGGAACGAGAAGCTCATCGACAGCAATGGCCGGGCGCAGGCGCTGGGTGAGCTGTTCGGGTGGTATGCCATCGCCGGCCAATACTATCAGCGCTATCGCCGGCCGATGATGCACACCGAGACCAACCGCATGGATGCCCGCGACGGGCCGCGTTGGCTCTGGCGCCAGTGGCACAACGTGCAGCTCATCCGTCAAACCGGCGTGCCGGTGGTTGGCTTCACCTGGTACTCGCTCACGGATCAGGTCGACTGGGACATCGCCCTGCGGGAGCAGCTCGGCAACGTCAATCCGGTCGGCCTGTTCGACCTCAACCGCGATCCGCGAACCGTCGGCCTTGCTTACCAGCACCTCGTACGCCTCTTCGGCGCCGACCTCGCCAGGGCCCCAACCATCGGGACCGTGCTGGAAGAGGCCGCGGAAGCCGCAACTTGGGAGACAAGAAGAATCCATGCTTAG
- a CDS encoding sigma factor, protein MARSVLNDDAEAEDVVQKAYVRAFSTCDAVRSKGPL, encoded by the coding sequence GTGGCCCGCAGCGTACTCAACGACGATGCCGAGGCGGAGGACGTGGTCCAAAAGGCCTATGTTCGCGCCTTCTCAACCTGCGACGCCGTCCGATCAAAGGGACCACTTTGA
- a CDS encoding DUF2231 domain-containing protein, translating to MRAENPVRDRNPQSTAQIAGHPLHPMLIPFPIAFLVATLVCDLLFWNTGNSAWSTASLYLLGAALIMAALAALAGLTDFMGDRRIRGLSAAWHHMIGNVVVVLLSLWNWYRRYEAGDAAVLPTGLLISLVVVLLLLYTGWRGWEMVYRHRVAVSDQGS from the coding sequence ATGCGAGCCGAGAACCCTGTACGAGACCGCAATCCCCAGAGCACAGCGCAGATCGCCGGACATCCGCTGCACCCGATGCTGATCCCCTTCCCGATCGCCTTTCTCGTGGCCACCCTCGTGTGCGACCTGCTCTTCTGGAACACGGGCAACAGCGCCTGGAGCACGGCCTCGCTGTATCTCCTGGGCGCTGCGCTCATCATGGCGGCCCTTGCGGCCCTTGCCGGCCTGACCGACTTCATGGGGGACCGGCGTATCCGCGGCCTGTCGGCGGCCTGGCACCACATGATCGGCAACGTCGTTGTGGTCCTTCTCTCCTTGTGGAACTGGTATCGCCGCTACGAGGCCGGCGATGCCGCCGTGCTGCCGACCGGGCTTCTCATCTCGCTCGTCGTGGTTCTCCTCCTGCTCTACACAGGTTGGCGCGGGTGGGAGATGGTCTACCGTCACCGGGTCGCCGTCTCGGATCAAGGAAGCTGA
- a CDS encoding FAD-dependent oxidoreductase, with the protein MSGANPLTGACTLITERMLAFWVYAREFGRSIMGTYSVIDQVKAKPASSSNPDLAQGVAFDDLEDGGMLAGHAGGKAVLLARRGDEVFAIGAACTHYGAPLKDGLLVGNTVRCPWHHAAFCLRTGEALRAPALNPVSCWRVERQHGVIYVREKLERTTETPPPVRSDTPKSVVSVGGGAAGNAAAEMLRREGYSGRLTMLSADESVPCDRPNLSKGFLAGTASDASNPLRSLEFYEQNDIDLKLNARVATIDRGASVVHLVDGSSYPYDALLLATGAEPVRLDVPGTDLPHVRYLRTLADSRALVARAHSSRQVVVIGASFIGLEVAASLRARDVEVHVVAPDSIPMERVLGAEVGTFVRRLHEGHGVVFHLETTVRSIDEQCVTLASGARLNADLVVVGIGVRPVLALAEQAGLAIDRGVAVDAYLQTSAANIFAAGDIARWPDRLTGEDIRVEHWVVAERQGQTAARNILGQRERFDCVPFFWTEQYDFSLGYVGHAERWDTVEVEGQLAARDCTITYRRGAEKLAMAVVHRDLEGVQAEVEFERVMAERR; encoded by the coding sequence ATGAGCGGCGCCAATCCTCTTACAGGCGCCTGCACGCTGATAACCGAGCGCATGCTCGCGTTTTGGGTGTACGCCCGAGAGTTCGGGAGATCGATCATGGGAACTTATAGCGTGATTGACCAGGTGAAGGCCAAGCCCGCAAGCTCCAGTAATCCGGATCTTGCCCAAGGTGTTGCATTCGACGATCTGGAAGACGGTGGCATGCTCGCAGGTCACGCCGGGGGCAAGGCTGTTCTGCTGGCGCGGCGTGGCGATGAGGTGTTCGCGATAGGCGCTGCCTGCACACACTACGGCGCTCCCCTCAAGGACGGCTTGCTCGTTGGCAACACGGTCCGCTGTCCCTGGCATCATGCTGCGTTCTGCTTGCGTACCGGCGAGGCCTTACGCGCCCCTGCCTTGAACCCTGTCTCCTGTTGGCGGGTCGAACGGCAACACGGCGTCATTTATGTTAGGGAGAAGCTCGAACGGACTACGGAAACACCACCCCCCGTTAGGTCCGACACGCCGAAATCTGTCGTGAGTGTGGGCGGTGGTGCGGCGGGCAATGCGGCCGCGGAAATGCTCCGCCGCGAGGGTTATTCTGGTCGTCTCACAATGTTGAGTGCCGATGAGTCGGTTCCTTGTGACCGGCCCAACCTGTCGAAGGGATTTCTCGCCGGCACCGCGTCGGATGCATCCAATCCCTTACGATCATTGGAGTTCTACGAGCAGAACGATATCGATCTGAAGCTGAACGCGCGCGTTGCCACAATTGATCGGGGTGCGAGCGTTGTGCATCTCGTGGACGGCAGCAGCTATCCGTATGACGCACTGCTCCTCGCCACCGGTGCCGAGCCGGTGCGCCTTGATGTTCCAGGCACCGACCTGCCCCATGTGCGTTATCTGCGGACATTGGCCGACAGCCGCGCCCTGGTCGCTAGGGCTCACAGCTCACGGCAGGTCGTGGTGATCGGCGCGAGCTTTATCGGCTTGGAGGTCGCAGCGTCGCTCCGCGCACGCGATGTCGAGGTCCATGTGGTCGCGCCGGACAGCATCCCTATGGAACGTGTGCTCGGAGCGGAGGTCGGCACCTTCGTACGCAGGTTGCACGAAGGCCACGGAGTGGTCTTCCACCTCGAGACGACGGTGAGGTCCATCGACGAGCAATGCGTCACGCTGGCCAGCGGAGCAAGGCTCAATGCCGATCTCGTCGTGGTGGGAATCGGTGTCAGACCGGTCCTCGCCCTGGCGGAGCAGGCAGGCCTCGCTATCGATCGGGGCGTCGCGGTGGATGCGTACCTGCAAACGAGCGCAGCGAACATTTTCGCGGCCGGCGATATCGCGCGCTGGCCGGATCGGCTCACGGGGGAGGACATCCGCGTCGAGCATTGGGTTGTGGCCGAACGCCAGGGCCAGACCGCGGCGCGCAACATTCTCGGACAGCGTGAACGCTTCGACTGCGTTCCGTTCTTTTGGACCGAACAGTATGACTTCAGTCTCGGCTACGTCGGTCATGCCGAACGATGGGACACGGTGGAGGTCGAGGGTCAGCTTGCCGCGAGGGACTGCACGATCACGTATCGACGTGGCGCCGAGAAGTTGGCGATGGCGGTCGTTCACCGGGACCTCGAAGGGGTACAGGCGGAGGTCGAGTTTGAGCGAGTGATGGCTGAGCGAAGATAA
- a CDS encoding nuclear transport factor 2 family protein has translation MRNPDQTALDSVRQLEQVRLQAIRTNDADAMALILDDKFIYISNRGKIFDKQSYLTAVRSHELTYSTDLDLTETDCRVDGDLVILVGMMRGHARIGLEQDVFLHRNMRVWRERGHKWRLLAWQSSDLLHG, from the coding sequence ATGCGCAATCCAGATCAGACCGCTCTTGATTCCGTAAGGCAGCTGGAGCAAGTCCGTCTTCAAGCCATCCGCACTAATGACGCCGATGCCATGGCGCTGATATTGGATGACAAGTTCATTTATATCAGCAACAGGGGAAAGATCTTTGATAAACAATCCTATCTTACTGCTGTTCGCTCCCATGAGCTAACTTACTCAACCGATCTTGACCTCACAGAAACGGATTGCCGAGTCGACGGCGACTTGGTGATCCTCGTTGGGATGATGCGTGGACACGCTCGCATCGGTCTGGAGCAGGACGTGTTTCTTCACAGGAATATGCGGGTGTGGCGAGAGCGTGGTCATAAATGGAGGTTACTAGCCTGGCAGTCATCAGATCTGCTGCACGGGTAG
- a CDS encoding LysR family transcriptional regulator, whose translation MDIELARTFLEIVSTGSFIRASERLNVSQTTVSARVRNLEQQLGRQLFVRHKGGASLTPAGEQFLRHAPMFVQLWQRTLHQVAVPPGRRAVLTIGSEVSLWQPLLLDWVQWIRHSMPDISLRVHVDVPQDLINQVASGLVDVAIMYAPQQRPGLRIDLLREEKLVLLTTNPDGRLQDGTDYVYMDWGPDFVLHHGMNFPDVVPDIFIDLGPLALNYVLEVGGSGYFRMSAVEAYIASGRLHLVRDAPQFSYPVYAVHSATADMSVVSPALGGLHTISGMKAG comes from the coding sequence ATGGACATCGAACTCGCCCGAACGTTCCTTGAGATCGTTTCGACTGGAAGTTTCATTCGTGCGTCCGAGAGGCTGAACGTCAGCCAGACCACGGTCAGCGCGCGGGTTCGCAATCTGGAACAGCAGCTTGGGCGGCAGCTTTTCGTTCGCCACAAGGGCGGAGCCTCGCTGACCCCAGCAGGCGAGCAATTCCTGCGCCATGCACCTATGTTCGTCCAGTTGTGGCAACGCACGCTTCATCAGGTTGCGGTGCCGCCCGGCCGCCGCGCGGTGTTGACCATTGGCAGCGAGGTCAGCCTCTGGCAGCCGCTTCTGCTGGACTGGGTTCAGTGGATCCGCCATTCAATGCCCGACATCAGCCTCCGCGTGCACGTCGATGTGCCACAGGATTTGATCAATCAGGTTGCGTCTGGGCTTGTCGACGTTGCCATCATGTATGCGCCCCAGCAGCGGCCCGGACTGAGAATCGATCTTCTGCGGGAGGAGAAGCTGGTGCTCCTCACAACCAACCCCGATGGACGCCTCCAGGACGGAACCGACTATGTGTACATGGATTGGGGACCGGACTTCGTGCTTCACCACGGCATGAACTTTCCCGATGTCGTGCCGGATATCTTTATCGATCTCGGTCCGCTCGCCCTCAACTATGTTCTTGAGGTTGGCGGATCCGGTTATTTTAGGATGAGCGCGGTTGAGGCTTATATCGCATCCGGGCGGCTGCACCTGGTCCGTGACGCGCCCCAATTTTCCTATCCCGTCTATGCGGTGCATTCCGCCACTGCGGATATGTCGGTGGTGAGCCCTGCCTTGGGGGGCCTGCACACGATTTCAGGGATGAAAGCTGGGTGA
- a CDS encoding PAS domain-containing protein: protein MDISRLAADAILSAATDAVVATDRDGIIQVWNPGAKRIFGYRADEARGQSLDLIIPERLRPRHWVGFRRIMATGESHYGEGDLLSVPGLRKDGQRISLEFTIVPLKDAQGQMHGLAAVMRDVTSRFEEIRGLKNKLAEATARPSPH, encoded by the coding sequence ATGGACATCTCCCGGCTTGCTGCCGATGCCATTCTTTCTGCGGCCACTGATGCTGTGGTGGCGACCGACCGCGACGGCATCATTCAGGTGTGGAACCCCGGGGCCAAGCGGATCTTCGGCTACCGTGCCGACGAGGCGCGCGGGCAGTCGCTGGACCTGATCATCCCGGAGCGCCTGCGCCCGCGCCACTGGGTGGGCTTCCGCCGTATCATGGCAACCGGCGAGAGCCATTACGGCGAAGGCGATCTGCTGTCGGTGCCGGGTCTCCGCAAGGACGGCCAACGCATCTCGCTGGAATTCACCATCGTGCCGCTCAAGGATGCGCAGGGCCAAATGCATGGCCTCGCCGCGGTCATGCGTGACGTGACCAGCCGCTTCGAGGAAATCAGGGGCCTAAAGAACAAGTTGGCGGAGGCAACCGCACGACCAAGCCCGCATTGA
- a CDS encoding DUF488 family protein, giving the protein MANPFYTIGHSTRTIPEFADLLREAKVGLVVDVRTVPRSRTNPQFNRDTLPESLAEYQIGYEHIAELGGLRGRQRQTEPSPNSFWENTSFRNYADYALTDRFREGLGRLTTLGSENITAIMCAEAVWWRCHRRIVADYLLASGHSVFHILGPGKIGPASMTPAARLTTDGIVYADLPEPDPSSEAEAASRHIS; this is encoded by the coding sequence ATGGCAAACCCGTTTTACACCATCGGGCATTCCACCCGCACTATTCCGGAATTCGCGGATCTCCTCCGCGAGGCGAAAGTCGGGCTTGTGGTGGATGTCCGGACCGTTCCGCGCTCTCGGACGAACCCGCAGTTCAACCGCGATACCCTGCCCGAGAGCCTTGCGGAGTACCAGATTGGGTACGAGCACATCGCCGAGCTCGGCGGGTTGCGCGGCAGGCAGCGCCAGACTGAGCCGTCCCCTAACAGCTTCTGGGAGAACACGAGCTTCCGGAACTACGCCGACTATGCCCTGACCGACCGGTTCCGGGAGGGGCTTGGCCGCCTGACTACCCTGGGCAGCGAGAACATCACGGCGATCATGTGCGCCGAGGCGGTGTGGTGGCGCTGCCACCGCCGGATCGTCGCCGATTACCTGCTCGCCTCCGGCCACTCAGTGTTCCACATCCTCGGACCTGGCAAGATCGGGCCCGCATCGATGACACCCGCCGCCCGGTTGACCACTGATGGGATTGTCTACGCGGACCTGCCGGAGCCGGACCCATCAAGCGAAGCCGAGGCGGCGTCGCGCCACATCTCGTAG
- a CDS encoding nucleoside deaminase codes for MSTAERFLCEAIDLARENVRNGGRPFGAVLVKDDVVIATGVIEIHITHDPTTHAELQAIRAAIRALGSPRLDGCVIYASSHPCPMCLSAMHLTGIREVSYAYYNEDGEPYGLSTAAIYAELSKPLDEQSLEIAYVPVRRENGDLYEMWRDAASASLDGSGSGRSA; via the coding sequence ATGTCCACTGCCGAGCGCTTTTTGTGTGAGGCGATCGATCTGGCCCGTGAGAACGTCCGCAACGGCGGTCGCCCCTTCGGGGCCGTCCTCGTCAAGGACGACGTCGTGATCGCCACGGGCGTCATCGAGATTCACATCACGCATGACCCGACCACCCATGCCGAACTCCAGGCGATCCGAGCCGCGATCCGGGCGCTCGGTAGCCCCCGCCTCGATGGCTGTGTCATCTATGCCAGCAGTCATCCGTGTCCGATGTGCCTTTCGGCCATGCATCTCACGGGCATCCGCGAAGTGAGCTACGCCTATTACAACGAGGATGGCGAGCCGTACGGCTTGTCGACGGCGGCTATTTATGCCGAATTGTCAAAGCCGCTGGACGAGCAGTCGCTCGAGATCGCCTATGTGCCCGTTCGTCGCGAGAACGGGGATCTCTACGAGATGTGGCGCGACGCCGCCTCGGCTTCGCTTGATGGGTCCGGCTCCGGCAGGTCCGCGTAG
- the rnk gene encoding nucleoside diphosphate kinase regulator has protein sequence MNAPHHLPPITFASYDSNQESLPPVTISADDYDRLAFLASFGLNFEQDRSAAAMLADELIRATVVTPGDIPPSVATMHARVEFRDDVTGDVRSATLVYPDEDDGELDRVSVLSPEGAALIGLGEGQSITWRTPKGWRSLTLLRVLYQPHGHFVEPWREVS, from the coding sequence GTGAACGCGCCGCACCATCTTCCACCCATCACTTTCGCGAGCTACGACTCCAACCAAGAAAGCCTTCCGCCGGTGACCATCTCGGCGGACGATTACGACCGCCTTGCGTTCCTCGCATCGTTCGGCTTGAACTTTGAGCAGGACCGCTCGGCGGCGGCGATGCTGGCCGACGAGCTGATCCGGGCGACGGTCGTGACGCCCGGTGACATTCCGCCGTCCGTGGCCACGATGCACGCGCGGGTGGAGTTCCGCGATGATGTCACCGGGGATGTCCGGAGTGCCACGCTGGTCTACCCCGACGAGGACGATGGCGAGCTGGACCGGGTCTCGGTGCTGTCGCCGGAAGGCGCGGCGCTGATCGGCCTTGGCGAGGGCCAGTCGATCACCTGGCGGACGCCCAAGGGCTGGCGCAGCCTGACGCTGCTGCGCGTCCTTTATCAGCCGCATGGACACTTCGTCGAGCCATGGAGGGAAGTGTCATGA
- a CDS encoding RidA family protein: protein MTIVPPPLAPPLREINPPQWPSPRGYSHAMAGTGTFVFVGGQIATDDAGRVTSVGLVPQARQALRNVRTVLAEAGGTPEHIAQMTWYVLDIDHYRMLLPELGVVYREVMGSHYPAMVLVEVTGLVEPTAIVEIAATAILPAGHRYHSVPKA from the coding sequence ATGACCATCGTTCCACCGCCTCTGGCGCCCCCGCTGCGCGAGATCAATCCACCCCAATGGCCGAGCCCGCGAGGCTACTCGCACGCCATGGCCGGCACCGGCACCTTCGTGTTTGTTGGCGGGCAGATCGCCACCGACGATGCGGGCAGGGTCACGTCCGTCGGGCTTGTTCCGCAGGCGCGTCAGGCGTTGCGGAACGTGCGCACGGTTCTCGCTGAGGCGGGCGGCACGCCCGAGCACATCGCACAGATGACCTGGTACGTACTCGACATCGATCACTACCGGATGCTGCTCCCGGAACTCGGAGTGGTCTACCGCGAGGTCATGGGCAGCCACTATCCCGCAATGGTGCTGGTGGAGGTCACGGGGCTGGTCGAGCCGACCGCTATCGTGGAGATCGCGGCGACCGCAATCCTTCCGGCTGGGCATCGATACCATTCTGTGCCTAAGGCCTGA